CCACTACCACCCGGGTCGGATCGCTCAGGCGTTCGCCACCATTGGGGAGATGCACGACGATCGGGTCGTGCTCGGGCTCTCTACCGGCGAGGCGATGAACGAAAAGCCGCTGGGGGAGTCCTGGGACGAGTACCCCGTCCGTCGGAATCGTCTCGAGGAGACCCTCGAGATCGCCCTCGAACTCCTCGAACGCGACGAGTTCGTCAGCTACGACGGCGAGCACTTCGGACTCGACGAGGCACACCTCTATACGAAACCGGAGACCCGCCCGGAGGTCCACGTCGCCGCCAACGGTCCGAGCACGGCGCAACTCGCGGCGCGCTACGCCGACGGGTTCATGACGGTCCTCACCGGCGAGGAGTTCACCGATCGGCTGTACCCCGCGGTCCGGCGTTACGCCGAGGAGGAGGGGCGCGACCTCGATGAGATAGAGACGACGGTGCTGGTGATCGTCTCCTACGACGAGGAGTACGAACGGGCGTACGACGCCACCCGTCCGTGGTGGGCGACGACCCAGGACGTCTTCGATAAGGCGATCGCCGACCCGCGGGAGATCGAGGCCCTCGGCGACCAGGCCACCCGCGAGGAGGTCGAGGAGAAGTTCCTGATCGCCGACGACCCGTCGACGATCGCCGCCGAGGTCGAACGGCTCGCCGAGCAGGGGTTCGACCGGGTCGCGCTCGCGAACACGAGCCCGGAACCCGAGCGGCTGTTCGAGGTGATGGGGTCCGACGTCATCCCCTCGCTGTAACGGCGGTAAACGGACTTTCCGTGACCGGGCCGCCGGCCGATATCTGGACGATCGCCGACGAAGCGCCGATGGTCGAGGACGATAGTCGTCGCTCGCTCCGTCCGGGGAGGCGGGTCATCGGTAGACGACGGCTCGTGTGATCGGCATGCGACGAGGCCGAATCTTTATCATAGAGGGGTTCGACCGATAAGTCACGTATGCCGAGACTCACAGGCGGCGAGATCATCGCCAAGTACCTCGAGAAGGAAGGCGTAGAGTACCTCGTCGGGATCCCAGGTCACGGGAGTACGAACCTGCTCGACGCGTTCAACGACTCCGCGGTCGAGGTCATCCAGCCCCGCCACGAGCAGGGTGCGGCCCACCTCGCCGATGGATACGCGCGTGCGAGCGGCGAGCCGATGGCGGTGTTCACGTCGATCGGCCCGGGAGCGACCAACACCGTCACGGGCGTCGCGACCGCCTACGTCGACTCGATCCCGATGGTCGTCTTCACCGGTGCGCCACAGACCCACGAGTACGGTGAGGGGATCCTCCAGGAGATCGACCGCCAGAAACCCGGCGACTTTCCGAGCGTGATGGAACCGATCACGAAGGCGAGTTTCGTCGTCGACGACGTCGAACGCCTGCCGCGAACCCTGCGACGCGCCTTCCAGATTGCCGTCACCGGTCGGCCCGGTCCCGTCCACGTGGACGTGCCGATGGACGTTCAGGGCGCGGCCGCGGACGTTGAGATCCCCGACCCGGCGAATACCCGCGCCCACAGCCGACCCGGTGGGGACCCCGAGTCGATCGCGGAGGCGGCCGATCTACTCGCCGACGCCGAGCGACCCGTGATCGTCCCCGGCGGGGGCTGTATGCTCGCCGAAGCCTGGGACGAGGTCCAGGACCTCGCCGAACACCTCAAAGCGCCCGTCATCCCGACGTTCCAAGCCAAGGGGATCATCCCCGAGGACCACGACCTCTTCGTCGGTTACGCCGGCTGGATTGGCTCGACGGCGGGCAACGAGCTCGCGAGCAACGCCGACGTGGTTCTCGCCATCGGCTGTCGGTTCTCGGACCTCCACACCTCGTCGTTCGAACCCGGCGTGAGCTTCGAGATCCCGCCGAGCAAGCTGATTCACGTCGACATCGACAACCGGGAGGTCGGGAAGAACTACCCGGTCGAGGTCGGCATCCTCGGCGACGCGAAGGTGGTCACCCGACAGCTCTACGAGGGCGTCTCCGACCGAATCGAGGAGATCGGCACCGAGGACAACGCGTACTACGACGAGATCCAGCGGCTGTGGGCCGACTGGCAGGAACGCGTCGAGGAGCGCCACACCGACGACGTGCCGATGAGTATCTCCCGCGCCCTGGCGAGCGTCCGCGAGGCGCTCGATCGCGACGGGCTCGTCGTCTCGAGCGCGGGCCAGCCCCAGGAGACGACGAACCCGGAGTTCCCGGTGTACGAACCCCGGACCAATATCTCGTGTGGGGGCTTCTCGACGATGGGATTCGGCGTCTCGGCGGCGATCGGGGCGAAACTCGCCCAGCCCGAAAAGCAGGTCGTCGACGTCGAGGGCGACGGGAGCTTCCTGATGTGCAACCAGGAGGTCGCCTGCGCCGTCGAACACGACATCGACGTCAACTGGGTCGTGGTCAACAACCACGGCTGGAAGTCGATCCGGAACCTCCAGGTCGACAAGTACGGCTGGGATCGCGTGCTCAACACGCCCTTCGACGAGGAGACGGACGTCGACTACGTGAAGATGGCCGAGGCGTTCAACGTCGGCTACGTCGACCGCGTGGTCAAGCCCGAGAACCTCACCGAGACGCTGACGGAAGCCTTCGAACACAACGGGCCCTCGTTCGTCGAGGTGATCGTCGAACCCGACAACCCCGAATCCGGTGCGATCATCACCGGCGAGTGGGACCTTGCGGACCTCGAACCGACGGAGGCGGAGTGATTAACCCGACGCGTACGGAGAAGCCGTCTTCACGAACCGCCCGCTCGACTGAACGCAGGAGATAATACATGCCAGACGACCTACCACCCGTATACGGCGGCGAGATCCTTCACGTCCACCTCGATACGGGCGAGACGGAAGTCGAATCGATCGATCCCGAGGACGCACGCAGATTCCTCGGCGGCAACGGCCTCGCCGCGAAGTTGATCCACGAACACGTTCCGACCGACGCCGGCCCGTTCGACCCGGAGAACACCGTCGTCTTCGCCGTCGGCCCGATGAACCTCACGCCGTTCCAGAGCACGAGTCGTGGGGTTGTCGGGTTCGTCAGCCCGATGACGAACGGATTTTTCGACAGCACCTTCGGTGGGACCTTTCCCCGCGCACAGAAGTCGATCGGGTTCGAGGCCATCGCCGTCCACGGGGCGGCGGAAGACCTCTCGTACCTCCACGTCGACGAGGATGGGGCGAGGTTGAAGAACGCGACTGACCTCGCCGGCGAGACCACCTACGATACTTGTGAGGCCATCCGCGACCGCGAGGGACGGGGACACGACACGCACGTCATCGCTGCCGGACCCGCCGGCGAGAACGGGGTCCGGTTCGCCTGTCTCCTTCACGACTCGGAGATCCGCGAGGGGGTCGCGGGACGAGGCGGTACCGGCGCCGTGTTGGGCTCGAAGAACCTCAAAGCGGTAGCGATCGAGGAGGGGGACTTCGAGCCGTCGCCGGCGGACGAGAACGCGCTCCGCGACTTGGTCGGTCAACGCATGGGACCGCTCATGCAGGGGACCGAGAGCCTCCAGGAATATGGGACCAGCGGTTTGGTCAACCCGGTCAACGAGATGGGAAAACTGGGCCGTCGAAACTACCAGGGCGAGCAGGTCGCCGACGAGGAGG
Above is a genomic segment from Halalkalicoccus sp. NIPERK01 containing:
- a CDS encoding TIGR03557 family F420-dependent LLM class oxidoreductase, producing MVAIDYMAHQEQYSPSELLEYAQLAEEAGYEFVWTSDHFHPWFHTDAEAGFAWSWLGAASQRVDIPIGTYVTPSAGHYHPGRIAQAFATIGEMHDDRVVLGLSTGEAMNEKPLGESWDEYPVRRNRLEETLEIALELLERDEFVSYDGEHFGLDEAHLYTKPETRPEVHVAANGPSTAQLAARYADGFMTVLTGEEFTDRLYPAVRRYAEEEGRDLDEIETTVLVIVSYDEEYERAYDATRPWWATTQDVFDKAIADPREIEALGDQATREEVEEKFLIADDPSTIAAEVERLAEQGFDRVALANTSPEPERLFEVMGSDVIPSL
- a CDS encoding thiamine pyrophosphate-binding protein, with the translated sequence MPRLTGGEIIAKYLEKEGVEYLVGIPGHGSTNLLDAFNDSAVEVIQPRHEQGAAHLADGYARASGEPMAVFTSIGPGATNTVTGVATAYVDSIPMVVFTGAPQTHEYGEGILQEIDRQKPGDFPSVMEPITKASFVVDDVERLPRTLRRAFQIAVTGRPGPVHVDVPMDVQGAAADVEIPDPANTRAHSRPGGDPESIAEAADLLADAERPVIVPGGGCMLAEAWDEVQDLAEHLKAPVIPTFQAKGIIPEDHDLFVGYAGWIGSTAGNELASNADVVLAIGCRFSDLHTSSFEPGVSFEIPPSKLIHVDIDNREVGKNYPVEVGILGDAKVVTRQLYEGVSDRIEEIGTEDNAYYDEIQRLWADWQERVEERHTDDVPMSISRALASVREALDRDGLVVSSAGQPQETTNPEFPVYEPRTNISCGGFSTMGFGVSAAIGAKLAQPEKQVVDVEGDGSFLMCNQEVACAVEHDIDVNWVVVNNHGWKSIRNLQVDKYGWDRVLNTPFDEETDVDYVKMAEAFNVGYVDRVVKPENLTETLTEAFEHNGPSFVEVIVEPDNPESGAIITGEWDLADLEPTEAE